From the genome of Lotus japonicus ecotype B-129 chromosome 6, LjGifu_v1.2, one region includes:
- the LOC130722563 gene encoding serine/threonine-protein kinase WNK8-like isoform X2, whose translation MDSETGDDGVVEKDPTLRYARYDEMLGKGAFKTVYKAFDEVDGIEVAWNQISIEDVLQSPRDLEKLYSEVHLLKSLKHENIIKLYNSWVDDKTKTVNMITELFTSGSLRQYRKKHKNVDMKAIKNWARQILRGLCYLHSHSPPIIHRDLKCDNIFVNGNTGQVKIGDLGLAIVMQQPTARSVIGTPEFMAPELYEEEYTELVDIYSFGMCILEMVTCDFPYSECKNPAQIYKKVTSGIKPAALAKVNDPQVKQFIGKCLVPASMRLPASELLKDPFLATENSKEINHDIMQLPNPSIKLVNPPTCEPHPMEIDSNLKHTSPGSSAPKVEETFQVSIFDLLRKTENNEFRLRGEKNAENTISLTLRIADTHGGARNIHFPFYVDSDTAISIAEEMVEDLELRHEDVAVIAELINDIIVKLVPNWKPLCENLSAGTDHLCRPSSDAQNDEQLNCHWPLRSSDFDMKAICEGLVHSQLVDGEDQEKQESVLSDVSAEYGITTDSDFNGLEPDFFIFDECCEESNGFNSSSESSDFRTCGQEDGHKNQSDNSASSSLITSCSSPSKNMNMSSTCSLDLADKDELQLELDAIETHYQQCLRDLVKMREEAIEDVKRRWITRKKISVI comes from the exons ATGGATTCCGAAACTGGTGATGATGGTGTTGTGGAGAAAGATCCTACGTTACGATATGCACGG TATGATGAAATGTTGGGGAAAGGAGCCTTCAAGACTGT ATATAAAGCGTTTGATGAAGTAGATGGTATAGAAGTTGCGTGGAACCAAATTAGTATTGAGGATGTTTTGCAGTCTCCTAGAGATTTGGAGAAGTTGTATTCCGAGGTTCATCTCCTCAAATCGTTGAAACATGAGAATATCATTAAGTTGTATAATTCATGGGTGGATGATAAGACCAAGACTGTTAACATGATAACTGAGCTCTTCACATCTGGGAGTTTGAGGCA GTATCGGAAGAAGCATAAGAATGTGGATATGAAAGCCATCAAGAACTGGGCGAGGCAGATTCTTCGAGGACTATGCTATCTGCACAGCCACAGTCCTCCTATTATTCACAGGGACCTAAAATGTGATAATATTTTTGTTAATGGGAACACTGGGCAAGTTAAGATTGGAGATCTTGGATTGGCGATTGTCATGCAGCAGCCTACTGCCCGGAGTGTTATTG GTACACCAGAGTTCATGGCCCCAGAGCTATATGAGGAAGAATACACTGAACTTGTCGACATATATTCCTTTGGCATGTGTATCCTGGAAATGGTCACCTGTGATTTCCCGTATAGTGAATGTAAAAATCCGGCACAGATATATAAGAAAGTTACTTCT ggTATAAAGCCCGCTGCTCTTGCTAAAGTAAATGATCCTCAAGTGAAACAATTTATAGGGAAGTGTCTAGTTCCAGCTTCTATGAGATTGCCTGCATCTGAACTACTGAAAGACCCATTCCTTGCGACTGAAAACTCAAAGGAGATCAATCATGATATTATGCAGCTTCCTAATCCCTCCATCAAATTAGTGAATCCACCAACTTGTGAGCCTCATCCCATGGAGATAGATTCAAACCTCAAGCATACCTCACCTGGCTCCTCTGCACCAAAAGTTGAAGAAACTTTTCAAGTTTCGATTTTTGATCTCCTGAGGAAGACTGAGAATAACGAATTTAGGTTAAGAGGGGAGAAAAATGCTGAGAATACAATTTCCCTTACGCTGCGGATTGCTGATACTCATG GTGGAGCAAGGAATATCCATTTTCCATTCTATGTCGATTCTGATACAGCAATTTCAATTGCTGAGGAGATGGTGGAAGATCTGGAACTCAGGCATGAGGATGTAGCTGTCATTGCCGAGCTAATAAACGACATCATTGTCAAGCTTGTGCCCAACTGGAAACCTTTATGTGAGAACCTCTCTGCTGGAACAGATCACTTGTGTAGGCCTTCTTCTGACGCTCAGAATGATGAACAATTAAACTGCCATTGGCCATTACGATCAAGTGATTTTGATATGAAGGCAATTTGTGAGGGTTTGGTTCATTCGCAGCTTGTTGATGGGGAAGATCAGGAGAAACAGGAATCTGTTTTGTCAGATGTTTCAGCTGAGTATGGGATTACAACTGACTCAGATTTTAATGGTCTAGAGCCAGATTTCTTTATTTTTGACGAGTGCTGCGAGGAATCCAATGGTTTCAATTCAAGTTCAGAATCTTCAGACTTCAGAACTTGTGGTCAAGAAGATGGACACAAGAATCAATCAGATAACTCAGCTAGTAGCTCACTAATCACCTCATGTTCTAGTCCATCCAAAAACATGAACATGTCAAGCACATGTTCTCTTGATTTAGCTGACAAAGATGAGCTGCAGTTGGAACTTGACGCAATTGAAACTCATTATCAGCAATGCCTTCGTGACCTTGTGAAGATGAGGGAGGAAGCCATAGAAGATGTCAAAAGGAGATGGATAACAAGGAAGAAAATATCAGTTATATAA
- the LOC130722563 gene encoding serine/threonine-protein kinase WNK8-like isoform X1 — protein sequence MDSETGDDGVVEKDPTLRYARYDEMLGKGAFKTVYKAFDEVDGIEVAWNQISIEDVLQSPRDLEKLYSEVHLLKSLKHENIIKLYNSWVDDKTKTVNMITELFTSGSLRQYRKKHKNVDMKAIKNWARQILRGLCYLHSHSPPIIHRDLKCDNIFVNGNTGQVKIGDLGLAIVMQQPTARSVIGTPEFMAPELYEEEYTELVDIYSFGMCILEMVTCDFPYSECKNPAQIYKKVTSGIKPAALAKVNDPQVKQFIGKCLVPASMRLPASELLKDPFLATENSKEINHDIMQLPNPSIKLVNPPTCEPHPMEIDSNLKHTSPGSSAPKVEETFQVSIFDLLRKTENNEFRLRGEKNAENTISLTLRIADTHGKFDTFFLFVLLCAKCLYVYVGGARNIHFPFYVDSDTAISIAEEMVEDLELRHEDVAVIAELINDIIVKLVPNWKPLCENLSAGTDHLCRPSSDAQNDEQLNCHWPLRSSDFDMKAICEGLVHSQLVDGEDQEKQESVLSDVSAEYGITTDSDFNGLEPDFFIFDECCEESNGFNSSSESSDFRTCGQEDGHKNQSDNSASSSLITSCSSPSKNMNMSSTCSLDLADKDELQLELDAIETHYQQCLRDLVKMREEAIEDVKRRWITRKKISVI from the exons ATGGATTCCGAAACTGGTGATGATGGTGTTGTGGAGAAAGATCCTACGTTACGATATGCACGG TATGATGAAATGTTGGGGAAAGGAGCCTTCAAGACTGT ATATAAAGCGTTTGATGAAGTAGATGGTATAGAAGTTGCGTGGAACCAAATTAGTATTGAGGATGTTTTGCAGTCTCCTAGAGATTTGGAGAAGTTGTATTCCGAGGTTCATCTCCTCAAATCGTTGAAACATGAGAATATCATTAAGTTGTATAATTCATGGGTGGATGATAAGACCAAGACTGTTAACATGATAACTGAGCTCTTCACATCTGGGAGTTTGAGGCA GTATCGGAAGAAGCATAAGAATGTGGATATGAAAGCCATCAAGAACTGGGCGAGGCAGATTCTTCGAGGACTATGCTATCTGCACAGCCACAGTCCTCCTATTATTCACAGGGACCTAAAATGTGATAATATTTTTGTTAATGGGAACACTGGGCAAGTTAAGATTGGAGATCTTGGATTGGCGATTGTCATGCAGCAGCCTACTGCCCGGAGTGTTATTG GTACACCAGAGTTCATGGCCCCAGAGCTATATGAGGAAGAATACACTGAACTTGTCGACATATATTCCTTTGGCATGTGTATCCTGGAAATGGTCACCTGTGATTTCCCGTATAGTGAATGTAAAAATCCGGCACAGATATATAAGAAAGTTACTTCT ggTATAAAGCCCGCTGCTCTTGCTAAAGTAAATGATCCTCAAGTGAAACAATTTATAGGGAAGTGTCTAGTTCCAGCTTCTATGAGATTGCCTGCATCTGAACTACTGAAAGACCCATTCCTTGCGACTGAAAACTCAAAGGAGATCAATCATGATATTATGCAGCTTCCTAATCCCTCCATCAAATTAGTGAATCCACCAACTTGTGAGCCTCATCCCATGGAGATAGATTCAAACCTCAAGCATACCTCACCTGGCTCCTCTGCACCAAAAGTTGAAGAAACTTTTCAAGTTTCGATTTTTGATCTCCTGAGGAAGACTGAGAATAACGAATTTAGGTTAAGAGGGGAGAAAAATGCTGAGAATACAATTTCCCTTACGCTGCGGATTGCTGATACTCATGGTAAGtttgatacattttttttatttgttttactGTGCGCTAAATGTTTATATGTTTATGTAGGTGGAGCAAGGAATATCCATTTTCCATTCTATGTCGATTCTGATACAGCAATTTCAATTGCTGAGGAGATGGTGGAAGATCTGGAACTCAGGCATGAGGATGTAGCTGTCATTGCCGAGCTAATAAACGACATCATTGTCAAGCTTGTGCCCAACTGGAAACCTTTATGTGAGAACCTCTCTGCTGGAACAGATCACTTGTGTAGGCCTTCTTCTGACGCTCAGAATGATGAACAATTAAACTGCCATTGGCCATTACGATCAAGTGATTTTGATATGAAGGCAATTTGTGAGGGTTTGGTTCATTCGCAGCTTGTTGATGGGGAAGATCAGGAGAAACAGGAATCTGTTTTGTCAGATGTTTCAGCTGAGTATGGGATTACAACTGACTCAGATTTTAATGGTCTAGAGCCAGATTTCTTTATTTTTGACGAGTGCTGCGAGGAATCCAATGGTTTCAATTCAAGTTCAGAATCTTCAGACTTCAGAACTTGTGGTCAAGAAGATGGACACAAGAATCAATCAGATAACTCAGCTAGTAGCTCACTAATCACCTCATGTTCTAGTCCATCCAAAAACATGAACATGTCAAGCACATGTTCTCTTGATTTAGCTGACAAAGATGAGCTGCAGTTGGAACTTGACGCAATTGAAACTCATTATCAGCAATGCCTTCGTGACCTTGTGAAGATGAGGGAGGAAGCCATAGAAGATGTCAAAAGGAGATGGATAACAAGGAAGAAAATATCAGTTATATAA